CCTTCCCCCAGGGTTAATTAGACGAGGCACAATCACATTTGATGGCGTGGCTTTGTCAGACAAACAGCTGGCGGCGCTGTGGGACACAAGCATATCTTTGCTTCCTCAAGAGCCTGTGACATTACTTGACCCGTTAATGGTTAACTATCAACAACTCAGCGAAATCCACTCCTGCTTAAATGGCATTGGTAGGCGAGCAGCCGTGAGTCATAGTCTCGAGCAGATGCAAGATGCGGGCTTGATAAGTGCCTATGACAAGTACCCAAGACATCTTTCGGGCGGAATGGCGCAGCGTCTTGCCTACTTATGTGCTACCACCAACAACTCGCGACTATTGCTGCTAGATGAGCCTACTAAAGGGCTAGATGATGGCTGCTGTAAGCGGCTTTACGCTAACCTCAATGCTTATGGCGCTCAAGCTGGACTCATTTGCGTGACCCATGATTTGAACTTGGTAAAAGCCATTGGTGGCAAGGTCTTAGTTATCAAGCAGGGCCTGTTAATTGAATCAATTAATGCCGCGACAATTGAGCTTGATGCCAGTCATGAATTCACAAATAGCCTAATTCAAGCCAACCCTAAGCATTGGCGCGCTGATGTTAATCATCGAGCCAAACCGCTACAAGTGTTTCCTAGTGCAAAAGGTAATGATGTCAGTCGACAAGATGATGAGCGAACTCCGCTTATTCAAGCAAAAAAGCTGCAAGTGGGAAGGGCGCTGCGAGCCATTATCAAGCCGATAGACTTCACTATATATAAGAGACAAATCATTGGCTTAGCAGGCGACAGCGGCGTAGGTAAAACCACCTTAGGTGATACCTTGTTAGGTTTGATTGAGCCAATTGCGGGTGAGCTCAAAGTAGCGCATGAAAACAAAGCTCGTTGGTTAAAGCTGTATCAAGACCCAATTAGTAGCTTTGAGCCAAGTTGCAGCATTAGAGTGCAATTGCAAGATTTGACGTCTTTAGCGCATGTAAAATCCGATGAGGTACAGACGCTGCTGCCAAAATTAAATTTGAGCGCTAGTTTATTAGATAAGCTTCCTAGCCAATTATCTGGTGGTGAGTTACAAAGACTTGCTTTACTAAGGCTTATGCTACTGAAACCTGAGTTTATTTTCGCTGACGAAGCCGTATCGCGGCTTGACCCTATCACTGCCAAACAAGTGATGCAGCTTTTAGTCTCGTTTGTGCGCGAAACTAACATTACGCTAGTCATTGTCAGTCACGACGGTGAGCTACTTAACGCAGTATGTGATGACATTCTCGAGTTGCAGAAAGTTGAGTTACAAAAAGTTTAGCTACAAAAAGTGAATTAAAAAGCGGGGGAGTTGTGAAGCATTGATCAGTATGGAGTCGATGATGAAAAGGTAAATCGTAAGACCAGCTAGTACGAATTTTCCCTGTGGTTAAAATCAAAAGCCCAATGAAAAATCATTGGGCTTTGTCTGCTCGAATGTACCAGCTCAAACTTTGCTTACCGTTAAGCTCTGTGACGCTTATGAAGCGGTTACTCTTCTTCAAGTGGTGATTTAAAACCATCAGGTTTGATTGCCAGTAAATCACAGTTAATGCTGTCAATCACATGCTCAGCGGTGTTACCAATAAGCGCTGCAGAGAAGCCAGTACGACCAACGGTCCCTAAGATAACTAACTCGGCATCAAGCTTTTGCGCCATATCTGGAATGATATCTTCAGGTAAACCTTCTTCAACATGACAGTTCTCAAATGGGATCTCATAGGTTTGCGCTATGTACTGCACTCGCTGCTCATGTTGCATTCTGATGGTGTCGTTATAGCTGTTAGCGTCAAAGTCTGGTAACTCAATAGCCAAATTAACAGGTGTACCTGGGTAGCCATTAACTAGGTGGACCGAGGCAGAGAACTTATCAGCTAAGTGCTTAGCATATTGGATGACTTTTCCATTGAGGTTTTGGTGCTCTTCATCTTCGCAAGCTACGTTAATTGCACAAATAATCTTGCCATTAACTGGCCAGTCATGCTCTTTAACCATCAACACCGGAATAGGTGCCTTGCGCATCAAGTGCCAGTCGGTAGGCGTGAAGATAACCGCTTTGAGTTTGTCATGGTCATGGGTGCCTTTGACGATCAAGTCGACATCATGCTCCATTGCGTAGTTAATAACACTTTCAAATGGACGGTTATGCCAAACTACTTCTGAGTGAATATTGACGCCGCGCGGTTGGTATTGCACGAGAATATCAT
This DNA window, taken from Shewanella maritima, encodes the following:
- a CDS encoding ATP-binding cassette domain-containing protein, with translation MMASRSKSISKPKSISKPKPIYKPKTISKPKPAPKLKSKPSLLKVENLSIELASHSAYFKQLLTKLKSNQLSTASANKQLLVAPIRFEVNINNPVCIIGETGAGKSLILQAIMGCLPPGLIRRGTITFDGVALSDKQLAALWDTSISLLPQEPVTLLDPLMVNYQQLSEIHSCLNGIGRRAAVSHSLEQMQDAGLISAYDKYPRHLSGGMAQRLAYLCATTNNSRLLLLDEPTKGLDDGCCKRLYANLNAYGAQAGLICVTHDLNLVKAIGGKVLVIKQGLLIESINAATIELDASHEFTNSLIQANPKHWRADVNHRAKPLQVFPSAKGNDVSRQDDERTPLIQAKKLQVGRALRAIIKPIDFTIYKRQIIGLAGDSGVGKTTLGDTLLGLIEPIAGELKVAHENKARWLKLYQDPISSFEPSCSIRVQLQDLTSLAHVKSDEVQTLLPKLNLSASLLDKLPSQLSGGELQRLALLRLMLLKPEFIFADEAVSRLDPITAKQVMQLLVSFVRETNITLVIVSHDGELLNAVCDDILELQKVELQKV
- the uspE gene encoding universal stress protein UspE is translated as MKDYNKVLVVINPTTDHQAALDRAVDLASKSQAEVIAFLSIFDFSYEMTSILSHQEREAMRQGVIDQRKAWLDDILVQYQPRGVNIHSEVVWHNRPFESVINYAMEHDVDLIVKGTHDHDKLKAVIFTPTDWHLMRKAPIPVLMVKEHDWPVNGKIICAINVACEDEEHQNLNGKVIQYAKHLADKFSASVHLVNGYPGTPVNLAIELPDFDANSYNDTIRMQHEQRVQYIAQTYEIPFENCHVEEGLPEDIIPDMAQKLDAELVILGTVGRTGFSAALIGNTAEHVIDSINCDLLAIKPDGFKSPLEEE